The nucleotide window TATGCTAAGCCTActgacagcataaacctactgacagtctctttaaactACAGTACCAGTAAATGTTGCTGGCATCTGGGGGACAAACTAGATACCCTCAAACACAGATACTGTCCCTAGCCTAATAAAAATCCAGCTATTCACTGTGATAAAACTTCCTAAGATGATCAAGACTGAAAGGTTTATGTTTTCTCCACTAAACTTCTCAGATGACTCATTGGGGCCATTGTATCAGATCTTGCATACAGTGCAGGGTCCTGTGTATATTCTTGCAGTATCAGGGTGGAGGCTGCTGACATACATGATCATTGTGTGCGACAGCCTCTGCACAGCTGGTGGAGTGTATAAAACCATGTGGCAGTGCTCAATCGGAGCAGAGGTCCAGGAACTGCAggtcttaaagccctattacaccaacagattatctgacagattttttttaagccaaagcccggaatggaattgaaaagaagagaaatctctgtcttccctttattacctgttctctgtttatagtccattcctggctttggctcaaaaaaatctgtcagataatctgttggtgtaatagggcccttagacagccctgcagttcctaacacAAATGCTGGGGGCAGCAGAAGGGcccgtgtcaccccttactgctgccagtcaacagaagtgcatatgtaattaaaaaaacGATACATTTATTTCATCCAACATGCTAAAAGCTTACCTGTGAAGAATGTTGAGCACTTTCCAATTCTCAGGGACCCCACTACTGTTCCTGGCATTTTGTGCCAGAGTAGACACAGCAGCATGGATGGCTGCCCCATCCTTGCGCTGCAGGGCACTGCTGCCTGCCACAATCATAGGCTTTTTGGCCTGGTTAAGGACCTAcaattaaacaaaaaataaaactagAAGCAATAATGGTATCCTAGCAGTGTAATGGTAGTTATTTTTTACTACGTGTTAGGGCAACAACTAAGAAGGTACATACACTTGGGAGACAAAATGTACTGGAGCTTCCCCCTCACCCATTGCCAGGCACACAATGTTCAGGAATACACACCTTGCTAAATGGATGTTTTCCAGTTGCAATATCCTTGATTATCTGAGGGGAGTCTCCCAAATGATCGTAAGTGTAGGTCAGATCGACAGGACTTCCTATTACAGCTACTCTGAGGTCATTGTGAAGCCAGCTTAACATAAGACACACAAGATTCATTCATTGTATGAATTTCTAAAATTCActtaacactaaaaaaaaaaagtgcaagtgaGGAAACATTTATTCTGATGTCATTTCGAACAACTTACAACTTTAGTGCAACTGTAACAGTTTGTTGTGAagttgctgtttctttcctttttacTCACATGATTACCTGAAAACCCAAAGCATCAATGACCATCTCCCTCCAGATGAAATCCAGCACTATACCATGTAAATCATCAGCCCACCACAATGCAAGCCTTTGCAGTCCAGTGAACTATGCACTACTTCTCCAACATAAAAGAGAAGATTATATGCTATATGctttgattggccagagaaggtAAAGGAAGCACCGAGGGCACTAAAATAACCTTGTCATAAATCAGAAATTTATTTTAGGGAGTTATTTGTGGCTGCAGCTTGTAAGATGCCATTGTCATAAATCTAATTTAAAAAGCGGTTCTGTGCAGAGGCATCTGATGGggacataaaaacaaaaacaaaaacaaacctcTTCCGAATTCTTGCGTTAAACAGTGGAGCTTCATATCGTGGATTGGTACCAATGAGCAGTAAAACATCAGCTTCTTCCACACCAGCAATCCTTGAATTCAGCAGGTAATTTGACCGCAGGTCACAGCTATACATTAGGGGAAGAAGCAATGAAAAAGGTCAACACTGTGGTAATGCACTGTTGAGGAAACATGCTGCAGCCAGTTTATATGAAGATAGTCCACACAAACTTGCTGCCCATACAATTGTCATACAGAAATGTCCTCTACCCAGAACAGAGGGCCACTGAGTGGTCCTTACATTGCCCGGGCATTCCAGGCTGGTTAttgctttcattaaaaaaaatgtcccaaaagCATCAAAATCATGTAAGAAACATTAAGTATGTGCCAAACCGCAACATTTCTGTTATTGAGATCTGGCAGGtccttataaaagaaaaaaataaaataaattttacgcATTTATAAAGCTTCTCACCCAGCTCCGGAATTAGGGAAAACTTCTTCAGTACACAGGGTTTCCGAATTCAGACGGTTCAGCAAATCTTTAAGAGCAACTAGAGCCTCTGCATCCACCATCCCTCCAGCAATAGCCGCCAAATCCTTGCCCTGAACACTTTGCAACTAGAACATAAGATATACAATTATTATACACTGTAAAATAATTTCATCCACAAAATGCATAGTTTTTAATGACTAAGTAGATATTATACATTAAAGGAAAATTAACAGCAGATTAGAAGACTCTaaactgttatgttcccatagaacACGGGATGGTAAGACTGAAGATAAttttctcaccttcatcctcagcatcactGTTGTTAACTCTTCAGTTTAAATTAAATTGCTCTGAGAAGACAGCCGACAGGCAAAGcgaattggtgcactgagggtggtagtcccgcccctaGTGCACAAAAttggctaatttacatattaaactGAAGATTTAACAAGAATGACACTGCAGGTAAAGGTAGGAAAATTACCTTTGTTCTCAGCATCCTGTACGTTATGAAAACATAGCAGGTAAAGGGTTTGACCTGCTGTTAACTTTATTGTACAGTTTAAGCATgttaattgtttttttgtttttcatttcctTTAATAAAAGGCTGATCCaagcacagttacatatcaacACTAAACCTCCCCTGGAGTCTATTTTAACGCTTGTTCAAGTAAATAGTATAGGTTTGTGTCAGgaatactgcagccatagcacagtgTAGCAGAATGAGCGGGATTGCCGCAGCGATCCGGGCACAGACAGCTTTCGCAGGGCAGGCTTAGTATCATATGTTACTATAATGGGATCAAGAGAAGGTTTATTATCAATAGCCATAGGTAACTGTGCtaggaccagggcttgagcagccctgcagtttccaacacAGCCATCAGCAGAAGGGCCATGTCATCCCTGACTGCTGCCAatgtgtgtgcatatatgtgtgtgtgttatataaaaTCTAACACAGAAAAAGGGTGTTAACAAGAGGATCCCCTCTATGACATGAATATGCTCTACCAGGGCATATGAACAGTGACTGACACATAGGGACAAAACCTTTAAAAAGCAATTACTTTTAGAATCAATTAGTTTCCTATACTATATTTTGTGCATGTTGAATATTATAGATTCATAATGCTCACCACTCCAGCCACCCTAATAAGTACATCTTCCCAGGAAGCTGAAACCAGATAACCTTTATCATCTTTGATCATGGGTTGAGTGAGTCTTTGACGCTTCAGACCATCATAAGCAAATCTGTTCACAGAGAAAGATTCATGTAATGTTGCTTAAGTCATTACAGAATGCATGGTATTTACTCAACAGTGGCAATTTACCTGGTTTTATCAGAAATCCATTCTTCATTGATATCTTCATTCATTTTGGGCAATATTCTCATCACCTCACCACCTCTTGTGCTGACCACAATGTTACTGCCCAGAGCATCCAGGACATCAATGGATTCTGTTTTCCTGTTTTAAAAGCCAAATCAATGATCAGATCCATTTAGTCTGTGTCTTCAGATCTGTTTTCCCCCAGTAGATATTTTTGGCACATAGATATGGCAAACATCTGACTGGTAGTGTCAATTTGTTGGGCAGCCCCAGTCCCGTGTCCAAACGTGTTTGTTATATTAGTAAGATTGACAATATTATAGTTTGAACGACCCCTTTAAAATCTAACATGAAAACAAAATGCAAATATAAACAATGCTCTATATAGgagtttaaagggttaaaactATCTGGATATTTATAGAGAAGCTACAGGATGCAGGATTTACATTTGGGACTTGCACCTGAAAAGTACTATGCTGTTTAAACAGCTCTCACTAACCTATAACAGATTGATGTAAACTGACCACAACACCCCATTTGGCACACCCACAATAAAGTACAACCTGGCAATTTCAGGCGTCTCCATACCTAGTTTCCCAGGGCCGAGCAGTGAAAGCATAAGGTTTGGAAGTTAATGCTCCAACAGGACACAAGTCTATGATGTTGCCAGACAGCTCAGACATAAACATTTTCTCTATGTAAGTGCCCACTTCCATTTCATTCCCTCTGCCTGTAGTTCCAAGATCATCAACACCAGCAACTTCACTGGCAAATCTATGAAGAAAGGAAAACCTATTCATATGGACAATTCAGAcagcattaaaaataaaaatattgtattatgttattataCATGAAGTTACATTTTATTAGGTTTTCAGCATACCACACCAAATAGAGTACAAAACACTTTCCACTTTCAGCTGCTCTCTATTTTGGCTCATAGAGGGATGTCCTGAATTGGGAATCACTCTGACATACATACAAGGTTGGCCTTTGGGGTGCGCGACCTGTGCATCTGTACAGGGCGCATTACTCCATGCAAATTAAGGGAGTGGCCCCAGCCTTCTACTCAGCAACTGCAGAGGGACTGGGCCAGGCACCGCAAGGCATGCTCTGCCCTTTAACTGTAAGGCTCATAATGACCACTCAGTTAAATAATGTGGCAccctgactgacagagcaaggagccattggctccccagCCTGTCAtacactcttgtggccacagtgtTTTGCCTGTGGTtacagaggccgctctctccctaaAGTTTCGACTGCTTGCAGATTAGAGGAGATGCACGGAAGCCAGTTTGAGTATAAATATGTGGGGTTTTTTATATTATGGGGGATGCCTACCTAGGCGTAAGAAGGGGTAAGGAGGTAACTACCTATAGGGGGAACACAGGATGCTGCAACTAATGGTTGGGACTTACCACAAGATAACCTTTACCTGGGGTGGTCTGCCTATGGGGggaatgcctacataggggcccAACTCCTATAAAGATACACAAAAGGAGCCTTATGCTCATATGGGTGCACGTGGGCccttctatatataaatatacaaaagttGGGAGCTTTTGCACATGGCGCAATGTACTCTTAAGCCAACTCTgcatctatatacctatataaggCATATGGGACAGGGGTTGTATTTATgaggcaacccctttaacatgaataAATATGGCTACCAGAGGTATAAatcagtgtactgtataactGCAGTAAAAAGAACAGACAGTTACCGAATACATCGGGTACATTGAATGCAGCGGGTCATGATGGTCTTAACCAAGGGTCCAAGGTTCTTGTCCTCCACTGCACGTTTTCCTTCTGTAAATCTGCTCCTATCGCTCCCAAACATCATGGACTGATCctggaaaagaggggggaaaaaaaatgttgaactgCTTTATTCATCCTTGGAAATAGCAGCGTATGCTGTACAGGAATGCTACAGCACTCTAAACATGCCTACATACTCCATTTCTACAGAGTATAGTCACTATGTAGCACCAGTCATAGGATAGGAAGCCAAAGACTGATAAAATTCTAGGTTACCTGAAGTCCTAACTATGTACACTAAGGAACGTTACCTGCAAATCACATTCCCCTCCTTGATCGCAAATAGGACAATCCAGCGGGTGGTTTGCAAGCAAGAACTCCATTACCCCCTCCctaacagagagaaaaaaaaatttaatggatCAAGACAGGTACACAAAGTGGCTTGCAGTCAAAAGATTTAGATTTTCTTTTCATGACCCCATCAAAGAAAGGGTGCCgacctgtactgtgatatactgCAACAGACCCTATTAATTTCAGTGGCCCAAACCTAGTCATGAATATCACGAGTATGCATTCCTAGGCACAAATATGTTGGCACCTTCTTTAGTATCTCTACACAtacccatttatttctatggccaaAACACTTGAGTAATTTGGTCTGCTAGTGAAAGCTCATAAACATGTGGGAAATACCTGAACATAGACTGGGTGAAGATGTACATATGGCTGGTAAAGAACAATCTGCCTTTTTGACTGCATACAGGCAGCTTCCAATTGCTATACACTATACTTTTGAGTCCTGTTAAATTAGGATACAGCAATGGAGAGTGACTTGTACGTAGTCAGCATACATCCACATTTGAAGGCACACCAATGCATACTTAGTGACATACTGCATAAGCACAGCATTAACCCAGTCTTACCACCTAAAATGTGTCTAAAATTTCAGCTACTAAGGGTCTCACTTTTATCGAAATGGTTTCTCATAGCTTGTTAGAGTCAGTCCCTCTCTGGCAGACAGGCACCCCCAAGTGGAGGTAGGGCAATGCTTATAAACAGGCTGTTCCTGTCTGCTCATACAGTCACCGCCTCTGCAGCTGCATGTAAGTCAGCTCTTACTTTATTGTGGTCAAATAACCGCTTGCttagtaatggtccttttacacggaacgattgatcattcttttttgcacgataacggtcaaattcgaacgataatcgtatgtgtaaacgcagtgaacgatcaaacgacgagcaaaaaaatcgttcattttgatctttcaacatgttcacaaatcatcgttgatcgttcgcaaaaaattcgcagatcgttcagtgtaaacagtctttcaacgatttcccctatgtgtgagataggtgtctaaatgctgatcgttataaaaaaaaaaacaaaaaaacattgttcattcaaaatcgttaatcgtgcgatcgggcgaattatcgcaccgtgtaaaagtactatTAGTTACATGTACCTACCCTATGTAATTACTATTATTTGTCAGTGCGTGTTAACTGTGTGTTTTGATCCATGGCTGCTGACAAATCAAAAGATATGGCACTGAACTGGGGGTAACAGCTCGGATAATTACAACATAACCAGCAAATCTATGGCCCTAGAGGCACAAAAACATCAATTACATAAGAACAAAGcatttatttgatattttttgttAAG belongs to Dendropsophus ebraccatus isolate aDenEbr1 chromosome 9, aDenEbr1.pat, whole genome shotgun sequence and includes:
- the NDUFS1 gene encoding NADH-ubiquinone oxidoreductase 75 kDa subunit, mitochondrial, whose translation is MLLFPAVRRALTSATKNNVRTTSTATSNLLEVFVDGKPVMVEPGTTVLQACEKVGVQIPRFCYHERLSVAGNCRMCLVEIEKAPKPVAACAMPVMKGWNILTNSEKSKKAREGVMEFLLANHPLDCPICDQGGECDLQDQSMMFGSDRSRFTEGKRAVEDKNLGPLVKTIMTRCIQCTRCIRFASEVAGVDDLGTTGRGNEMEVGTYIEKMFMSELSGNIIDLCPVGALTSKPYAFTARPWETRKTESIDVLDALGSNIVVSTRGGEVMRILPKMNEDINEEWISDKTRFAYDGLKRQRLTQPMIKDDKGYLVSASWEDVLIRVAGVLQSVQGKDLAAIAGGMVDAEALVALKDLLNRLNSETLCTEEVFPNSGAGCDLRSNYLLNSRIAGVEEADVLLLIGTNPRYEAPLFNARIRKSWLHNDLRVAVIGSPVDLTYTYDHLGDSPQIIKDIATGKHPFSKVLNQAKKPMIVAGSSALQRKDGAAIHAAVSTLAQNARNSSGVPENWKVLNILHRVASQVAALDLGYKPGVDAIRRNPPKVLFLLGADAGCITRQDLPKDCFIIYQGHHGDVGAPMADVILPGAAYTEKSATYVNTEGRAQSTLVAVSPPGMAREDWKIIRALSELAGVTLSYDNLDAVRSRLHEVSPNLVRYDDVEEANYFKQAAELSQLATQQLLADPLVAPQLSIKDFYMTDPITRASQTMAKCVKAVTEGAQAIEEPSIC